Proteins encoded within one genomic window of Candidatus Hydrogenedentota bacterium:
- a CDS encoding TetR/AcrR family transcriptional regulator — translation MGIAARKRRAFKEREELILDAARSILLKRGYHGLTMDRIAEA, via the coding sequence ATGGGCATTGCAGCACGAAAACGCCGCGCCTTTAAAGAACGCGAGGAACTAATTCTCGACGCTGCTCGCTCCATCCTTCTGAAGCGCGGTTACCACGGCCTGACCATGGACCGCATAGCCGAGGCTA